From a region of the Alosa sapidissima isolate fAloSap1 chromosome 9, fAloSap1.pri, whole genome shotgun sequence genome:
- the LOC121719647 gene encoding histone H2A, translated as MSGRGKTGGKARAKAKTRSSRAGLQFPVGRVHRLLRKGNYAQRVGAGAPVYLAAVLEYLTAEILELAGNAARDNKKTRIIPRHLQLAVRNDEELNKLLGGVTIAQGGVLPNIQAVLLPKKTEKSK; from the coding sequence ATGAGCGGTAGAGGTAAAACCGGTGGAAAGGCCAGAGCCAAGGCCAAGACTCGTTCATCCAGGGCTGGACTTCAGTTCCCCGTTGGCCGTGTCCATAGGCTGCTGCGTAAAGGCAACTATGCTCAGCGTGTCGGCGCTGGTGCACCGGTATACTTGGCCGCTGTCCTAGAGTACCTGACAGCTGAGATCCTGGAGTTGGCCGGTAACGCCGCCCGTGACAACAAGAAGACGCGTATCATCCCCCGCCATCTGCAACTGGCTGTGCGTAACGACGAGGAGTTGAACAAGCTGCTCGGTGGAGTGACCATCGCTCAGGGTGGTGTGTTGCCCAACATCCAGGCCGTGCTGCTGCCCAAGAAGACTGAGAAGTCCAAGTAA
- the LOC121719643 gene encoding histone H3: protein MARTKQTARKSTGGKAPRKQLATKAARKSAPATGGVKKPHRYRPGTVALREIRRYQKSTELLIRKLPFQRLVREIAQDFKTDLRFQSSAVMALQEASEAYLVGLFEDTNLCAIHAKRVTIMPKDIQLARRIRGERA from the coding sequence ATGGCCAGGACCAAGCAGACAGCCCGTAAATCCACCGGAGGCAAAGCTCCGAGGAAGCAGCTCGCCACCAAGGCTGCGCGTAAAAGCGCACCAGCGACCGGTGGCGTGAAGAAGCCTCACCGTTACAGGCCTGGAACCGTGGCTCTGAGAGAGATCCGTCGTTATCAGAAGTCCACTGAGCTGCTGATCCGCAAGCTGCCCTTCCAGCGCCTGGTCAGAGAAATTGcccaggatttcaaaaccgatCTGCGCTTCCAGAGCTCTGCTGTCATGGCTCTTCAGGAGGCTAGCGAGGCTTACTTGGTCGGTCTGTTCGAGGACACCAATCTGTGCGCCATCCACGCCAAGAGGGTCACCATCATGCCCAAGGACATCCAGCTGGCTCGTCGTATCCGTGGGGAGCGTGCTTAA